A single Neoarius graeffei isolate fNeoGra1 chromosome 23, fNeoGra1.pri, whole genome shotgun sequence DNA region contains:
- the nebl gene encoding nebulette, whose translation MNPHCARCGKIVYATEKVNCLDKYWHKGCFHCEVCKMTLNMNNYKGYEKKPYCNSHYPKQTFTIVADTPENLRLRQQSELQSQVKYRKDFEESKGRGLRFLIDTPEVQRLKKAQDQISNAKYHKDFDMPGLHGVTQGVRGTYLVRAQTRPNHETLQGRCTTHRGVNQYTMEMERRPGVIVAPVLPGAYYPSSYNQGNSYMHQTSMHSLRALQLQAHPTTMSVYRALYDYTAQDCDEVSFRDGDLIHNVHSIDEGWMFGTVQRTGRSGMLPANYVEGIR comes from the exons ATGAATCCTCACTGCGCACGCTGCGGGAAAATCGTCTACGCTACTGAGAAAGTCAACTGCCTGGACAAG tactggCACAAAGGATGCTTCCACTGCGAGGTGTGCAAAATGACCCTGAACATGAACAACTACAAAGGATACGAGAAGAAACCTTACTGCAATTC GCACTACCCCAAGCAGACGTTCACGATCGTCGCAGACACGCCAGAGAACCTGCGACTGAGGCAGCAGAGTGAGCTACAGAGTCAG GTGAAGTACAGGAAGGATTTTGAAGAAAGTAAAGGCCGTGGTCTTCGATTTCTTATAGACACACCTGAAGTGCAGAGACTGAAGAAAGCCCAGGATCAGATTAGTAAC GCTAAATATCATAAGGATTTTGACATGCCAGGCTTGCACGGTGTCACTCAGGGCGTCCGAGGAACTTATCTGGTTCGGGCACAGACGAGACCCAACCATGAGACACTGCAGGGGAGGTGCACCACACACAGAGGTGTGAATCAGTACACCATGGAGATGGAACGGAGGCCAGGAGTCATTGTGG CTCCTGTGCTTCCTGGAGCTTATTACCCGAGCAGTTACAATCAGGGAAACAGCTACATGCATCAGACCAGCATGCACTCCCTCAGAGCACTGCAGCTCCAGGCGCATCCAACAACCATG AGTGTGTACAGGGCTCTGTACGACTACACGGCTCAGGACTGTGACGAGGTATCGTTCCGAGATGGTGATCTGATCCACAACGTGCACTCCATCGATGAGGGTTGGATGTTTGGGACGGTCCAGAGGACGGGCCGCTCGGGCATGCTGCCTGCGAACTACGTGGAAGGCATCCGCTAA